A stretch of the Marivirga tractuosa DSM 4126 genome encodes the following:
- a CDS encoding glycosyltransferase, producing the protein MRIAYIVSSLKKGGPTNQLFNILNNCSSYEKVLFTLSHEPEYSDLKKFQSIKDLEIIQLRLSRVLFPFLVLPKLIPLIKSKNIDCIHSQGIRGDLLNLLIPSLISKKNIKSIATLRTNPNIDYSFKYGRLVGNMSSIIHNFALRRLDYTVCCSKNLFDQFDRNDYKNITYIQNGVDTSNNYPSNKDELRKELNLKENHTYLISVGHLEYQKNPELILDSFISFSCEKEKISLIFVGTGSELNKLKGKARKHNENIHFTGRIDNVSEYLKASDMFISASRLEGLPNTVLEAGACGLRLILSNIPPHLEIAQELPENERFIFEEGDMKSLCKQLNEAFKYSVNKVLISESISNRFSAVENSRQYSELYKS; encoded by the coding sequence ATGAGAATAGCTTATATAGTTTCTAGTTTGAAGAAAGGAGGCCCGACAAACCAGCTATTTAATATTTTAAATAATTGTTCAAGCTATGAAAAGGTGTTGTTTACATTGTCTCATGAACCTGAATATTCTGATTTAAAAAAATTTCAAAGTATTAAAGATTTAGAGATAATACAGTTAAGGTTGTCAAGGGTTTTATTTCCTTTTTTGGTATTACCTAAACTTATCCCTTTGATTAAGTCAAAGAATATAGATTGCATTCATTCTCAAGGCATACGAGGTGACTTGTTGAATTTGCTAATTCCTTCACTTATTTCAAAGAAAAACATTAAATCGATCGCTACATTACGGACTAATCCAAATATTGACTATTCATTTAAGTACGGTAGACTAGTGGGAAATATGTCAAGTATAATTCATAATTTTGCCTTAAGAAGATTAGATTATACGGTTTGTTGTTCTAAGAATTTATTTGATCAATTTGATCGAAATGATTATAAAAATATCACCTATATTCAAAACGGGGTTGATACTTCAAATAATTATCCATCCAATAAAGATGAGTTAAGGAAAGAGCTTAATTTAAAAGAAAACCACACTTATTTAATAAGTGTTGGACATCTTGAATATCAAAAAAATCCTGAGCTTATTTTGGATTCTTTCATAAGTTTTAGTTGTGAAAAAGAAAAAATCTCTTTAATTTTTGTTGGTACAGGAAGTGAGCTTAACAAACTCAAAGGTAAAGCAAGAAAGCATAATGAAAACATTCATTTCACAGGAAGAATTGATAATGTTTCCGAATATTTAAAAGCCTCTGACATGTTTATTTCTGCATCGAGATTGGAAGGGCTTCCAAATACTGTATTGGAAGCGGGTGCTTGTGGTCTCAGACTTATATTAAGTAACATTCCCCCTCACCTTGAAATTGCACAGGAACTTCCTGAAAATGAAAGGTTTATTTTTGAGGAAGGGGACATGAAGTCTTTATGTAAGCAATTAAATGAGGCCTTTAAATATTCCGTAAACAAAGTTCTTATCTCTGAATCAATTTCAAATAGATTTTCCGCAGTAGAAAATTCAAGACAGTACAGTGAACTTTATAAAAGTTAA
- a CDS encoding HAD family hydrolase, with product MTKLAIFDFCETLISRQTADLFVDFIIEQEQNKSYNFVEGLRKTLHKLHLLRGNSNKRFKLFQIKGVSKQKIEFYAQKYLDDILLRNINNKILSLAKEYKVNNYKIGIISGGYMPYIKLFAEKFNFDFRISTEISFSEGICTGKIAGDDCMGKNKILLLKKKIDLVDIEELVFVTDHISDLPLLQLSDQPIVVGKETLTPSWVVKNNFKYIKV from the coding sequence ATGACAAAATTAGCTATATTTGATTTCTGCGAAACATTAATATCCCGGCAAACTGCTGACTTATTTGTTGATTTCATCATTGAACAGGAACAGAATAAATCCTATAATTTTGTTGAAGGACTCCGAAAGACATTACATAAACTTCATTTACTCCGAGGTAATTCAAATAAACGTTTTAAGCTCTTTCAAATCAAAGGAGTTTCGAAGCAAAAAATTGAGTTCTATGCGCAAAAGTACTTAGATGATATTTTGTTAAGAAACATAAACAATAAAATACTAAGCCTTGCAAAAGAATACAAAGTGAATAATTATAAAATTGGTATAATATCAGGTGGCTATATGCCCTACATTAAGCTTTTTGCTGAAAAGTTCAATTTTGATTTTAGAATTTCTACCGAAATATCATTTTCAGAGGGCATCTGTACTGGAAAAATTGCTGGAGATGACTGCATGGGTAAAAACAAAATCCTACTCTTAAAGAAAAAAATTGATTTAGTGGATATCGAAGAATTAGTATTTGTTACTGATCACATTTCAGATTTACCACTACTGCAGTTGTCTGATCAACCAATAGTAGTGGGAAAAGAAACTTTAACTCCTAGTTGGGTGGTAAAAAATAATTTTAAATATATAAAAGTATAA
- a CDS encoding AraC family transcriptional regulator has product MQFYKPTLEQIEPSFGSSVLIKKFEQSRPNKEPFWHFHPEIELVFVRGGNGKRHIGNHISYYQDGDLMLIGSNLPHYGFTDRLTGNESETIIQMKEDFPGPVFLNLPEIQPIKQLIENAKLGIVFTGETKKKIGDEIEKLVDKPPFDRLIGLISILKELSEVKDYYLLNSEAVSIEAKAVDQQRVNLIYDYVRDNFKRNISLEEISAEAAMTVPAFCRYFKKISNKTFTHFVNEHRVVHASKLLSEGNLNITDICYACGFNNISHFNRQFKEITGKSPSDYRKAIRRVVR; this is encoded by the coding sequence ATGCAATTTTATAAGCCTACACTCGAGCAAATAGAACCCAGCTTCGGAAGCTCAGTTCTCATCAAAAAATTTGAGCAATCAAGACCCAATAAAGAGCCATTTTGGCATTTTCATCCCGAAATTGAATTGGTTTTCGTGCGAGGAGGGAATGGAAAAAGACATATAGGCAATCATATTTCCTATTATCAAGATGGCGATTTAATGTTGATTGGATCTAATTTGCCTCATTACGGCTTTACAGATCGATTAACAGGAAATGAATCAGAAACCATCATTCAAATGAAAGAAGATTTTCCTGGACCAGTATTTTTAAATTTACCGGAGATACAGCCCATCAAACAATTAATAGAGAATGCAAAGCTTGGAATAGTCTTTACTGGGGAAACCAAAAAGAAGATAGGTGATGAAATAGAAAAACTCGTGGACAAGCCGCCTTTTGACAGGCTTATTGGTTTGATTTCTATTTTAAAGGAGCTTTCAGAAGTAAAGGATTATTATTTATTGAATTCAGAAGCCGTTTCCATTGAAGCAAAAGCAGTGGATCAGCAGCGAGTAAATTTAATTTATGATTATGTCCGAGATAATTTTAAAAGAAATATCTCATTAGAGGAAATTTCAGCAGAAGCTGCCATGACTGTACCTGCTTTTTGCCGCTATTTCAAGAAGATATCGAATAAAACCTTTACACATTTCGTGAATGAACATAGAGTAGTGCATGCTTCAAAGTTATTATCAGAAGGTAATCTGAACATCACAGATATTTGCTATGCCTGTGGATTCAATAATATTTCCCATTTCAACAGACAATTCAAAGAAATCACAGGTAAAAGCCCATCGGATTATAGGAAGGCGATTAGGAGGGTTGTCAGGTGA
- a CDS encoding aminotransferase class I/II-fold pyridoxal phosphate-dependent enzyme: protein MAIELTKNEKDILKKFRKVKNEAGTHSPSIFVLQDLLPDIEFKVDACYLSNPYATELFIEYLQREIIETGKFRDLVEYYPSQNVFIAEKLSKKLGVNKENLFIGNGAVEIIQALMHEFCQEGKTSLPIPTFSSYYEFLKNPDNICFYQLSANKNFELDVDDYIKFIFDNNVDNVILINPNNPNGSYLKKKDLTKLLKALKHVKNIILDESFIHFAYEDEMLQLESASNLIDEFPNLSIVKSMSKDFGIAGIRSGYLISSKPKVSHLLKNGFLWNSNGLSEYFFELYTRDEFRKEYEKLRKKYITEFQSFYNQLKKIKGIKAYPTKANFVLLELIEGSTAENFCNKLLIEKGVYSRNCEDKIGLNGEFIRIGGRTKSENQYIISAIQEILK from the coding sequence ATGGCAATTGAACTGACTAAAAATGAAAAAGATATTCTGAAAAAATTCAGAAAAGTAAAGAATGAAGCTGGAACTCATTCTCCTAGTATTTTTGTACTTCAAGATCTATTGCCTGATATAGAGTTTAAAGTGGATGCTTGTTATTTATCAAATCCGTATGCGACAGAGTTATTCATTGAATACTTACAAAGAGAAATTATTGAAACAGGCAAATTTAGAGATTTAGTTGAATATTACCCATCTCAAAACGTCTTTATCGCTGAGAAGTTAAGTAAGAAGCTGGGTGTGAATAAGGAGAATTTATTTATAGGCAATGGTGCAGTAGAAATAATTCAGGCTTTAATGCATGAATTCTGTCAGGAAGGTAAAACTAGCTTACCAATTCCAACTTTCTCTTCATACTACGAATTTTTAAAAAATCCTGACAATATTTGTTTTTATCAACTTAGCGCAAACAAGAATTTTGAATTAGATGTTGATGATTATATAAAATTTATATTTGATAATAATGTTGATAACGTTATTTTAATCAATCCAAATAATCCAAACGGATCTTATTTAAAGAAGAAAGATCTGACAAAGTTGTTGAAAGCCCTTAAGCATGTAAAAAACATTATATTAGATGAAAGTTTCATACATTTTGCGTATGAGGATGAAATGCTTCAATTAGAAAGTGCTTCAAATTTAATTGACGAGTTTCCTAATCTATCTATAGTGAAAAGTATGTCCAAAGATTTTGGAATTGCAGGCATTCGATCGGGATATCTGATTTCTTCAAAACCCAAAGTAAGCCATTTACTCAAAAATGGCTTCTTATGGAATTCAAATGGCCTTTCTGAGTACTTTTTTGAATTATACACTCGTGATGAATTTAGGAAAGAATATGAAAAATTAAGAAAGAAATACATAACAGAGTTTCAATCATTTTATAATCAATTAAAAAAGATTAAAGGTATCAAAGCTTACCCTACAAAGGCCAATTTTGTTTTACTGGAATTGATCGAAGGCTCTACAGCGGAGAATTTTTGTAATAAATTACTTATTGAAAAAGGAGTATACTCAAGAAACTGCGAAGATAAAATTGGTTTGAATGGAGAGTTTATTAGAATAGGAGGAAGGACTAAATCAGAAAACCAATATATAATAAGTGCAATTCAGGAGATTTTGAAATGA
- a CDS encoding NAD-dependent epimerase, translated as MKVLVTGSAGFIGYHLANYLLERGDEVVGLDSINDYYDINLKYGRLKQSGIYANDIKEEEEIKSSIYQNYTFTKSNLENDIYLSNLFNKHKFDVVINLAAQAGVRYSLSNPKAYIKSNIEGFVNILEACRHNNVKNLVYASSSSVYGSNTKVPFSVHDNVDHPVSLYAASKKSNELMAHTYSHLFGLPTTGLRFFTVYGPWGRPDMALFIFTKAIIEGKPIDVFNYGNMVRDFTYINDIVKGIVKTIDNPAKPNEDWNSNSPDPASSKAPYNIYNIGNSSPIKLLDFIEAIEEKLGMNAKMNKMPIQPGDVPFTYADVTDLTKNFDYKPKTNIREGVANFIEWYLNFYNYGN; from the coding sequence ATGAAAGTATTAGTAACTGGATCTGCTGGCTTTATAGGTTATCATTTAGCAAATTATTTATTAGAGCGAGGAGATGAGGTAGTTGGTTTAGATTCTATTAATGATTATTATGATATAAACCTCAAGTATGGTAGACTAAAGCAGTCAGGTATATATGCCAATGATATTAAAGAGGAAGAAGAAATAAAAAGTTCTATCTACCAAAACTATACCTTTACAAAAAGTAATTTAGAAAACGATATTTATCTTTCAAATCTTTTTAATAAACATAAATTTGATGTTGTGATAAACCTTGCGGCACAAGCAGGTGTACGTTATAGTCTATCAAACCCCAAGGCATATATTAAAAGTAATATAGAGGGCTTTGTTAATATCCTAGAAGCCTGCAGGCATAATAATGTTAAAAATTTAGTTTATGCCTCATCTAGTTCAGTCTATGGATCAAACACAAAAGTGCCTTTTTCTGTGCACGACAATGTTGATCATCCTGTCTCTTTGTACGCGGCATCTAAAAAAAGTAATGAATTGATGGCACATACATATAGTCACCTGTTTGGCTTGCCAACTACAGGGTTAAGGTTTTTTACTGTTTATGGTCCATGGGGAAGACCAGATATGGCTTTATTCATATTTACTAAAGCAATAATAGAGGGGAAACCGATTGACGTTTTTAACTATGGAAATATGGTTCGTGATTTTACGTATATTAATGATATAGTTAAAGGAATAGTTAAAACTATTGATAATCCTGCAAAACCTAATGAAGATTGGAATTCGAATAGTCCTGATCCAGCTTCTTCAAAGGCTCCTTATAATATTTATAATATAGGTAATTCTTCACCAATAAAGCTATTAGACTTCATTGAAGCAATTGAAGAAAAACTTGGGATGAATGCAAAAATGAACAAGATGCCTATTCAACCAGGTGATGTTCCATTCACCTATGCAGATGTAACTGATTTGACCAAGAATTTTGATTATAAACCGAAAACTAATATTAGAGAAGGTGTTGCAAATTTTATCGAATGGTACCTAAATTTTTATAATTATGGCAATTGA
- a CDS encoding phenylacetate--CoA ligase family protein, whose protein sequence is MIRLFTLKIAKRRSYKYYKLYKKNQYQDLEWVKKDQLTKLKEIIRFAYDNNNFYKKLWDENKVDINIKSLDDIENFPIVTKEDLKRQEESLLVSEPFKKKKNVIDYTTGSTGNPFKVIKNRNCAAERFGLSKYLGSWYYNMPGTAWVRLWRANLKPTFFDKIKFFFSGQYVISIYDPTKPNESALDSQRLNEILSEIESKRPPVIEGFVSALTLFANHMLTNNINLSYQLKSIVTGAEQLEDNDREQIEKAFNCHVYNRYGGTETSAIAHECHVQSDSNHYLHILDGHCLVESEKGTEELIITDFYSRALPLIRYKNGDKGVIKCDFECSCGISGGIITNLLGRTNDAIKLPNGKMISSHLWHNYMKKCPNLIQYQIIQYQLDKVVIKYIISSTKNNEEDSLLLVKNLVENALTNVNVDWEKVDRIPPSSGGKITQVVSYVK, encoded by the coding sequence TTGATTAGGTTATTTACTTTAAAAATAGCTAAAAGAAGATCGTATAAATATTATAAATTATATAAGAAGAATCAATACCAAGATTTAGAATGGGTTAAAAAGGATCAGTTAACAAAGCTTAAAGAAATAATAAGATTCGCTTATGACAATAATAATTTTTACAAAAAATTATGGGATGAAAATAAGGTAGATATAAATATTAAATCTCTAGATGATATAGAGAACTTCCCTATTGTAACTAAGGAGGATTTAAAAAGGCAAGAAGAAAGTTTATTAGTTAGTGAGCCTTTCAAAAAGAAAAAAAATGTAATAGATTATACAACAGGATCAACTGGTAATCCATTTAAAGTTATTAAAAATAGGAACTGCGCTGCTGAGAGATTTGGATTGTCAAAATATTTAGGCTCTTGGTATTACAATATGCCGGGAACTGCATGGGTGAGACTATGGAGAGCAAACTTAAAACCAACTTTCTTTGATAAAATAAAGTTTTTCTTTTCCGGTCAGTATGTAATATCTATTTATGATCCCACAAAACCAAATGAATCGGCTTTAGATAGCCAAAGACTGAATGAAATATTAAGTGAAATTGAATCGAAAAGACCCCCTGTCATTGAAGGGTTTGTTAGTGCATTAACCCTGTTTGCTAACCATATGCTAACAAATAATATAAACCTTTCCTATCAATTAAAGTCCATTGTTACAGGAGCAGAGCAACTTGAAGATAATGACAGAGAACAAATAGAAAAAGCATTTAATTGTCATGTATACAATAGATACGGAGGGACAGAAACCTCTGCTATTGCACATGAGTGCCATGTTCAGAGTGACTCAAATCATTATTTACATATTTTAGATGGTCACTGTTTAGTAGAATCTGAAAAAGGAACAGAAGAATTAATAATTACAGATTTTTATAGTAGAGCCTTGCCGTTAATTAGGTATAAAAATGGGGATAAGGGGGTTATTAAGTGTGATTTTGAGTGTTCTTGCGGAATCAGCGGGGGGATAATCACAAACTTATTAGGCAGGACAAATGACGCAATAAAACTACCCAATGGGAAAATGATTTCTTCTCATCTGTGGCATAATTATATGAAAAAGTGTCCAAATTTGATTCAATATCAAATTATCCAGTACCAACTTGATAAGGTAGTTATAAAATATATAATTAGCAGTACAAAAAATAACGAAGAAGACTCCCTTTTATTAGTGAAAAATCTAGTGGAAAATGCTCTAACTAACGTTAATGTAGATTGGGAAAAAGTAGACAGAATTCCACCTTCATCAGGAGGTAAAATAACCCAAGTGGTATCCTACGTAAAATGA
- a CDS encoding glycosyltransferase family 4 protein — MPQTLASLITSFILTFLVTPLVIGFFKKRNIMDKPGGRKIHTGDTPSMGGIAIFIGVMIALLIFMPLVGLQRFKFFYGAMGIMFMVGLRDDLVPVRPIVKLGAQFLASFMVIFLMDITLKSFYGLLSIEEVPYIISIVLTLFTLIVITNSYNLIDGLDGLASSIGIIAFFFFGIYFFLVGQTYYSMVCFGFIGALIAFLNFNWEPSRIFMGDTGALLIGFALAVITVKFIDYNHYLPEETPFKLTSSVAVGISVIIIPLFDTLRVFISRAMKKKSPFSPDKTHLHHILMRLGFSHSGTTLIMIATNIAIICTALALDFLGDNILVPLIIGLCILLSLMLDEILKANIRRKKKEVVKNFRRD, encoded by the coding sequence ATGCCTCAAACCCTAGCTAGTTTAATTACTTCATTTATTCTAACCTTTTTGGTTACACCATTAGTGATTGGCTTTTTTAAAAAGCGTAATATCATGGATAAGCCTGGTGGAAGAAAAATTCATACCGGTGACACGCCTAGTATGGGTGGGATAGCCATTTTTATTGGTGTAATGATAGCCTTATTAATTTTTATGCCACTTGTTGGTTTACAACGTTTTAAATTTTTCTATGGCGCTATGGGTATAATGTTTATGGTGGGTTTAAGGGATGATTTAGTGCCCGTTCGACCTATTGTAAAGTTAGGAGCACAGTTCTTAGCCTCCTTTATGGTTATCTTCTTAATGGATATCACCTTAAAATCTTTTTACGGATTATTATCTATTGAAGAGGTGCCCTATATCATCAGTATAGTTTTAACACTCTTCACTTTAATCGTAATTACCAATTCCTATAATCTGATAGATGGGTTGGATGGGCTTGCCAGTAGTATAGGAATTATAGCTTTTTTCTTTTTCGGTATATATTTCTTTTTAGTGGGTCAAACCTACTATTCTATGGTCTGCTTTGGTTTTATTGGAGCATTGATAGCTTTTTTAAATTTCAACTGGGAACCTTCCCGGATTTTTATGGGTGATACTGGAGCCTTATTGATAGGTTTTGCATTAGCAGTAATTACCGTTAAATTCATCGATTATAATCATTATTTACCCGAAGAGACTCCTTTCAAATTGACATCTTCTGTTGCAGTGGGAATTTCAGTTATAATTATACCATTGTTTGATACGCTCCGAGTTTTTATCTCCAGGGCTATGAAAAAGAAATCTCCTTTTTCACCAGATAAAACCCATTTGCATCATATTCTTATGCGTCTAGGCTTCAGTCATTCAGGGACTACTCTAATTATGATAGCCACCAATATTGCCATTATCTGCACGGCTTTGGCTTTAGATTTTTTGGGTGATAATATTTTAGTTCCTCTAATTATAGGCTTATGTATTTTATTAAGCTTAATGCTAGATGAAATTCTGAAAGCTAATATCAGAAGAAAGAAAAAAGAGGTGGTTAAGAATTTTAGAAGGGATTAG
- a CDS encoding glycosyltransferase gives MAESNRVLVLICLYKNDKEKYFSKALESILNQTYPNFTIFLNIDGAIDKSIEDYLRKYIGDKRIIINSNLINRGLPHRLNEGINYAIENNYDLVARMDSDDISFLNRFQLQVDFLKSNNHVDIIGGQAKTISDEGNIIGDLSLPLKHDKLKRQFIFRSPLIHPAVMARTDFFKKAGYYSEHFRQGQDYELWFRALKNNCIFNNLPNKIIYHRIDESFFSGRRSSKTRAKNLFLLRRKAIRELDLSAFNYLIAFLIYVYAFLPSFLKRIAYNKFR, from the coding sequence ATGGCTGAAAGCAACAGAGTATTAGTTTTAATTTGTTTATATAAGAATGATAAGGAGAAGTATTTTTCTAAAGCTTTAGAAAGTATTTTAAATCAGACGTATCCTAACTTTACCATTTTTCTAAATATAGATGGTGCAATAGATAAGTCAATAGAAGATTATCTAAGAAAATATATTGGGGATAAAAGGATAATCATTAATAGTAACCTAATTAATAGAGGGTTACCTCATAGGTTAAATGAAGGAATTAATTACGCAATCGAAAATAATTATGACCTTGTAGCGCGGATGGATTCCGATGATATTAGCTTTTTGAATAGATTCCAGTTACAAGTTGATTTTTTAAAGTCAAATAATCATGTTGATATAATTGGAGGGCAAGCAAAAACGATTTCTGATGAAGGTAACATAATAGGTGATTTATCTTTACCCTTAAAACACGATAAACTTAAAAGGCAATTTATTTTTAGAAGTCCATTAATTCATCCAGCTGTGATGGCACGTACTGATTTCTTCAAAAAGGCGGGATACTATTCAGAACATTTTAGACAAGGACAGGATTATGAATTATGGTTTAGAGCTCTGAAAAATAATTGTATTTTTAATAATTTGCCAAATAAAATAATTTATCATAGAATCGATGAAAGCTTTTTTAGTGGCAGGAGATCGAGTAAGACAAGAGCAAAAAATTTGTTTCTTCTTCGAAGAAAGGCAATTAGGGAGTTGGATTTATCAGCCTTTAACTACTTAATCGCATTTTTGATTTATGTTTACGCCTTTCTTCCATCTTTCCTGAAACGGATTGCTTATAATAAATTTCGCTAA
- a CDS encoding O-antigen ligase family protein — translation MVVLLIVLSIMSIIFKKRSITRKKLRKDFFSSFSLFYVVVVLSLIVNSTIVWDAQLETKAALFFMWFTFIPLNNSNKEFILYKINQIFSHVIFLVCLLFLSSSLYFYFLESGNDYWLHRDLITIFIGRIHPGYLSLYIVHVIFFQLIVRKNYTYIILMVPLLMLKSKTVILSIVVLLILLVVIRGPKMTKANILVIALFLILVSSFIFFNERFLSFDYISGKIYQWHTALVIFLDNPILGVGIHEISSEIILSYEKIGYGAGIQFGYNSHNLFLHILSVTGILGFITFLIPFIRSYKSNRSKFSKKSPMHMFIFSIVLNFFIFSFFENLLSAQKGVLYFSLMINICLSLDLKRIDNASNPS, via the coding sequence ATGGTGGTCTTGTTGATTGTATTATCAATTATGAGTATAATATTTAAAAAGAGAAGTATTACAAGAAAAAAATTGAGAAAGGATTTTTTCTCATCTTTTTCGCTGTTCTACGTAGTCGTAGTATTAAGTTTAATAGTCAACTCCACTATTGTATGGGATGCTCAGCTAGAAACTAAGGCGGCTTTGTTTTTTATGTGGTTTACTTTTATTCCATTGAATAATTCTAACAAAGAGTTTATTCTTTATAAAATCAATCAAATTTTCTCACACGTTATTTTTCTTGTTTGCCTTTTATTTCTTTCTAGTTCATTGTATTTCTACTTTTTGGAAAGCGGAAATGACTATTGGCTTCATAGAGATCTAATCACAATTTTTATAGGGAGGATTCATCCTGGATATTTATCCTTGTACATAGTACATGTGATTTTTTTTCAATTAATTGTTAGAAAAAACTATACTTATATCATATTAATGGTTCCCCTATTAATGTTGAAATCCAAAACAGTAATCTTATCAATTGTAGTCTTATTAATACTATTGGTAGTCATACGTGGTCCAAAAATGACCAAAGCAAATATACTTGTTATAGCTCTTTTTCTGATTTTGGTTTCATCGTTTATTTTCTTCAACGAACGTTTTTTAAGTTTTGACTATATTTCAGGTAAAATATACCAGTGGCACACTGCGTTGGTAATTTTTCTTGACAACCCAATTCTTGGAGTTGGAATACATGAAATTAGTAGCGAGATAATTCTTTCGTATGAGAAAATAGGTTATGGAGCAGGCATACAGTTCGGGTATAATTCACATAACCTTTTTCTTCACATCCTATCAGTGACGGGTATTCTCGGTTTTATAACTTTCTTGATTCCATTTATTAGAAGCTATAAGTCCAATAGAAGTAAGTTTTCCAAGAAATCGCCTATGCATATGTTCATATTTTCTATAGTATTGAACTTTTTTATATTTTCTTTTTTTGAAAATCTTTTATCAGCACAAAAAGGAGTTTTGTATTTTTCATTAATGATTAATATATGTTTATCTTTAGATTTAAAAAGAATAGATAATGCCTCAAACCCTAGCTAG
- a CDS encoding ParB N-terminal domain-containing protein yields the protein MDNYQIQLDKNPVTGFAVIDKDLVLAHEKVVESRFSSLKNYLESLKPYIILPSILVCNKTNVIIDGHHRYHALVSLGISEVPVTYLDYASKYIVVDPDEKISKERIVEAGLSGSLLEPKSSFHHIKDHNNNYYPIILLSTIYSVKNEFEQ from the coding sequence ATGGATAATTATCAAATCCAATTGGATAAGAACCCAGTAACTGGTTTTGCAGTAATTGATAAAGATTTGGTACTGGCTCACGAAAAAGTAGTAGAATCTAGATTCTCTTCTCTAAAGAATTATCTAGAGTCTTTAAAACCTTATATTATTTTACCGTCCATACTTGTTTGCAATAAAACAAATGTTATTATTGACGGTCATCATAGATATCATGCTTTGGTAAGTTTAGGAATTAGTGAAGTACCTGTGACTTATTTAGATTATGCATCAAAGTATATTGTAGTTGACCCGGACGAAAAAATTTCAAAAGAGAGAATTGTTGAAGCAGGCTTAAGTGGATCTTTATTAGAGCCTAAGTCTTCATTTCATCATATAAAGGATCACAACAATAATTACTATCCAATTATTCTTTTATCAACGATATATTCCGTCAAAAATGAATTTGAACAATAG